A region from the Gavia stellata isolate bGavSte3 chromosome 2, bGavSte3.hap2, whole genome shotgun sequence genome encodes:
- the RBM34 gene encoding RNA-binding protein 34 has product MRARRSGAESRGAQDPAAAAEKEGAEEYVVGQVVGSLWPGGAPAAPLARLFSAAAAPPVLVAVTGENKKRKRTEEVEKVSEDQSSSVIQEPPIKAKKAKKKELSKAEKKLANRESALEQADEEEEQKLFQNKAKQKKGASRAITKSVVNSDTGTTVKQQKKEKVADETVNRRTVFVGNLPVTCTVQVLKSLFKGYGQIKSIRFRSLVPAEDTLSKKLAAIKHKVHPNAKFINAYVVFKEECDAIKALKENGTEIASGFHIRVDIASKNSSHDNKRSVFLGNLSYDISDDAVREHFSVCGGVVAVRIVRDRKTGLGKGFGYVLFENTDAVHLALKLNDSVLMGRKIRVKRCGEKWKAPQKRPDQSRAPKDRVDTTLKNKRCSNDSFVGEKAIPLKKSTKPKGLKTIPRNKAGKNKQSSDKNRTYKSAHRYKD; this is encoded by the exons ATGAGGGCCCGCCGGAGCGGCGCGGAGTCGCGGGGGGCGCAGGacccggcggcggcggcggagaAGGAGGGG GCGGAGGAGTACGTGGTGGGGCAGGTGGTGGGCAGCCTCTGGCCGGGCGGggcgcccgccgcgccgctcgcgcGCCTCTTCagcgccgctgccgccccgccGGTGCTCGTGGCCGTGACGGGG gaaaataagaaaagaaagcgTACAGAAGAAGTGGAGAAAGTGTCAGAAGACCAGAGCTCGTCTGTCATACAAGAACCTCctataaaagcaaagaaagccaaaaagaaggaactttcaaaagcagagaaaaaattgGCAAACAG AGAGAGCGCTTTGGAGCAggcagatgaagaggaagagcaaaaactgtttcaaaacaaagcGAAGCAAAAAAAAGGGGCTTCTCGTGCCATCACCAAAAGTGTTGTTAATTCAGATACAGGCACTACTGTAaagcaacaaaagaaagaaaaggtggctgATGAAACGGTGAACAGAAGAACAGTATTTGTTGGAAACTTGCCTGTCACCTGTACTGTGCAG GTGCTGAAATCTCTTTTTAAAGGGTATGGACAAATAAAATCCATTCGATTCCGGTCTTTG GTTCCAGCAGAAGATACTTTATCCAAAAAGTTAGCAGCCATAAA GCATAAGGTGCACCCTAATGCGAAGTTCATTAATGCTTATGTTGTATTTAAGGAAGAATGTGATGCCATTAAGGCTCTAAAGGA aaatggaacagaaaTTGCTAGTGGATTTCACATCAGAGTTGACATTGCATCAAAAAACAGTTCG caTGACAATAAAAGATCTGTGTTCTTGGGAAATCTCTCATATG ACATCAGTGACGATGCTGTGCGAGAACACTTTTCTGTCTGTGGAGGTGTAGTAGCAGTGCGAATTGTGAGAGACAGAAAGACCGGCTTGGGTAAAGGCTTCGGCTATGTTCTCTTTGAG AATACGGATGCTGTACATCTTGCTCTGAAACTCAACGACTCTGTTCTGATGGGAAGAAAGATACGAGTGAAGCGCTGTGGAGAGAAGTGGAAAGCACCACAGAAAAGACCAGATCAGTCTCGTGCTCCTAAGGACAGAGTTGATACcacactgaaaaacaagagGTGCTCTAATGATTCATTTGTTGGTGAAAAAGCAATCCCGTTAAAGAAGAGCACTAAACCAAAAGGACTAAAAACTATTCCTAGAAATAAAGCTGGGAAGAACAAACAGTCTTCTGATAAAAATCGAACATATAAAAGTGCGCATCGTTACAAAGATTGA